A section of the Vespa velutina chromosome 6, iVesVel2.1, whole genome shotgun sequence genome encodes:
- the LOC124950258 gene encoding mitochondrial ornithine transporter 1 isoform X2: MICNWFCGIALVYVGQPLDTVKVKMQTFPSIYKGMINCFVKTVKTDGIIRGLYAGTMPAVVANVAENSVLFTAYGGCQKVVSKILGKEKVEDLSSLGNACAGFFAAFFSSLTLCPTELIKCKLQAMHEVQSQMDIANKVMARIGPWELTRNILKEQGIRGLFVGLTSTIVREMPGYFFFFGGYEVTRELLAKPNQKRDDIGWQKTMVAGAVGGTVLWLVIFPADVVKSRIQVQNLKTPALVVMKDIIKQEGIGALYNGLKPTLIRTIPATATLFITYEYTKKLIHRFVNN, translated from the exons ATGATATGCAATTGGTTTT gtGGAATAGCATTAGTATATGTTGGTCAACCATTGGATACAGTGAAAGTAAAAATGCAAACATTTCCatcgatatataaaggaaTGATTAATTGCTTTGTAAAAACAGTAAAAACAGATGGAATAATAAGAGGTTTATATGCAGGAACTATGCCTGCTGTTGTAGCTAATGTAGCTGAAAATTCAGTATTATTCACTGCTTATGGTGGATGTCAGAAAGTTGTTTCTAAGATATtag GTAAAGAGAAAGTCGAGGATCTTAGTTCACTAGGCAATGCATGTGCTGGATTTTTTGCCgcgttcttttcttcgttaacATTATGCCCAACGGAACTTATAAAGTGTAAATTACAAGCAATGCATGAAGTGCAAAGTCAAATGGATATAGCAAACAAAGTTATg gcACGAATAGGACCATGGGAGTTGACAAGAAATATTCTTAAAGAACAAGGTATAAGAGGTTTATTTGTGGGGCTAACATCGACCATAGTCAGAGAAATGCCaggttattttttcttttttggtggATATGAAGTTACAAGAGAACTCTTAGCAAAACCAAATCAAAAGAGAGATGATATTGGTTGGCAGAAAACAATGGTAGCTGGTGCTGTTGGTGGTACGGTTCTCTGGCTTGTAATTTTTCCGGCAGACGTAGTTAAAAGTAGAATACAA GTACAAAATCTAAAAACACCTGCCTTAGTAGTCatgaaagatattataaaacagGAAGGAATTGGGGCATTGTATAATGGCCTAAAACCGACTTTAATAAGAACAATACCAGCGACTGCAACGTTATTTATAACTTATGAATATACTAAAAAGCTAATACACagatttgttaataattaa
- the LOC124950258 gene encoding mitochondrial ornithine transporter 1 isoform X1 has protein sequence MTLKSIEEKQDYMNNLKDGLIDFVAGSLGGIALVYVGQPLDTVKVKMQTFPSIYKGMINCFVKTVKTDGIIRGLYAGTMPAVVANVAENSVLFTAYGGCQKVVSKILGKEKVEDLSSLGNACAGFFAAFFSSLTLCPTELIKCKLQAMHEVQSQMDIANKVMARIGPWELTRNILKEQGIRGLFVGLTSTIVREMPGYFFFFGGYEVTRELLAKPNQKRDDIGWQKTMVAGAVGGTVLWLVIFPADVVKSRIQVQNLKTPALVVMKDIIKQEGIGALYNGLKPTLIRTIPATATLFITYEYTKKLIHRFVNN, from the exons atgaCGCTTAAATCcatagaagaaaaacaagattatatgaataatttaaaagatggACTCATTGATTTTGTCGCTGGTTCACTCg gtGGAATAGCATTAGTATATGTTGGTCAACCATTGGATACAGTGAAAGTAAAAATGCAAACATTTCCatcgatatataaaggaaTGATTAATTGCTTTGTAAAAACAGTAAAAACAGATGGAATAATAAGAGGTTTATATGCAGGAACTATGCCTGCTGTTGTAGCTAATGTAGCTGAAAATTCAGTATTATTCACTGCTTATGGTGGATGTCAGAAAGTTGTTTCTAAGATATtag GTAAAGAGAAAGTCGAGGATCTTAGTTCACTAGGCAATGCATGTGCTGGATTTTTTGCCgcgttcttttcttcgttaacATTATGCCCAACGGAACTTATAAAGTGTAAATTACAAGCAATGCATGAAGTGCAAAGTCAAATGGATATAGCAAACAAAGTTATg gcACGAATAGGACCATGGGAGTTGACAAGAAATATTCTTAAAGAACAAGGTATAAGAGGTTTATTTGTGGGGCTAACATCGACCATAGTCAGAGAAATGCCaggttattttttcttttttggtggATATGAAGTTACAAGAGAACTCTTAGCAAAACCAAATCAAAAGAGAGATGATATTGGTTGGCAGAAAACAATGGTAGCTGGTGCTGTTGGTGGTACGGTTCTCTGGCTTGTAATTTTTCCGGCAGACGTAGTTAAAAGTAGAATACAA GTACAAAATCTAAAAACACCTGCCTTAGTAGTCatgaaagatattataaaacagGAAGGAATTGGGGCATTGTATAATGGCCTAAAACCGACTTTAATAAGAACAATACCAGCGACTGCAACGTTATTTATAACTTATGAATATACTAAAAAGCTAATACACagatttgttaataattaa
- the LOC124950258 gene encoding mitochondrial ornithine transporter 1 isoform X3 — MTLKSIEEKQDYMNNLKDGLIDFVAGSLGGIALVYVGQPLDTVKVKMQTFPSIYKGMINCFVKTVKTDGIIRGLYAGTMPAVVANVAENSVLFTAYGGCQKVVSKILGKEKVEDLSSLGNACAGFFAAFFSSLTLCPTELIKCKLQAMHEVQSQMDIANKVMARIGPWELTRNILKEQVTRELLAKPNQKRDDIGWQKTMVAGAVGGTVLWLVIFPADVVKSRIQVQNLKTPALVVMKDIIKQEGIGALYNGLKPTLIRTIPATATLFITYEYTKKLIHRFVNN; from the exons atgaCGCTTAAATCcatagaagaaaaacaagattatatgaataatttaaaagatggACTCATTGATTTTGTCGCTGGTTCACTCg gtGGAATAGCATTAGTATATGTTGGTCAACCATTGGATACAGTGAAAGTAAAAATGCAAACATTTCCatcgatatataaaggaaTGATTAATTGCTTTGTAAAAACAGTAAAAACAGATGGAATAATAAGAGGTTTATATGCAGGAACTATGCCTGCTGTTGTAGCTAATGTAGCTGAAAATTCAGTATTATTCACTGCTTATGGTGGATGTCAGAAAGTTGTTTCTAAGATATtag GTAAAGAGAAAGTCGAGGATCTTAGTTCACTAGGCAATGCATGTGCTGGATTTTTTGCCgcgttcttttcttcgttaacATTATGCCCAACGGAACTTATAAAGTGTAAATTACAAGCAATGCATGAAGTGCAAAGTCAAATGGATATAGCAAACAAAGTTATg gcACGAATAGGACCATGGGAGTTGACAAGAAATATTCTTAAAGAACAAG TTACAAGAGAACTCTTAGCAAAACCAAATCAAAAGAGAGATGATATTGGTTGGCAGAAAACAATGGTAGCTGGTGCTGTTGGTGGTACGGTTCTCTGGCTTGTAATTTTTCCGGCAGACGTAGTTAAAAGTAGAATACAA GTACAAAATCTAAAAACACCTGCCTTAGTAGTCatgaaagatattataaaacagGAAGGAATTGGGGCATTGTATAATGGCCTAAAACCGACTTTAATAAGAACAATACCAGCGACTGCAACGTTATTTATAACTTATGAATATACTAAAAAGCTAATACACagatttgttaataattaa
- the LOC124950256 gene encoding uncharacterized protein LOC124950256 — MNQLLNMNNLIKAIIKKEFRNCEHLVLRLSRNINYKSGIINNMIGSTIKFNYVINVRTINQFNNEERQSIEQNLYCNDVNRNNRITENQYARQYFQNCIYFNKTIVPERKCEVIVTDEKAEQLLNKDWSTVDIVELVSDLRILSHNIINKTDHDFNEIRYERIFEPLKKNIDNLSGNLLEEVLINLLPFHKYLKNTKDFKVLIKSLDVYCEKQYKYWPIDKMFLIADTFYCLNMCKCSHFIWKLLRKMNSKLNKLTSKNLIQLMFFVNIKRKTPLNMYEVEVILEEHLNDFSINELGIIAMGFFKSKTRIRNTTFLKAIINRLICEINKVDNISLAALLKLIRYSMNYDEMINLKMLLDSIIPILPRLSLQCLAHIIHIYAKAHIYVESLLDIVITRIYNEIRDARLKDIEKLTYALNTFSVDTTHPIYDKIIEEITSRVSNDNSEILKYTWRYVNILRYLASTGIYPLHLIKIAFDPSYTNLRTNEYILGWEYTMLEYCLKTEKSEYTGPFLPAGILLTSTKRQWAKMDKDTNSIVRKIFNDVVYVLKEIIVNDINLYTGRILPHFLQNHIIFGLDENQNFISAESILSKIPDVDIKKINDTFPKNVKWIALVIIHYKHMLRETNKPTGIIMAKLRQLKHIGYTPILIRGDEWLKYTNITEKEKYLKNLITNA, encoded by the exons atgaatcagctattaaatatgaataatttaataaaagcgattattaaaaaagagttTAGAAATTGTGAACATTTAGTATTGAGGTTATCTCgcaatattaactataaatcaggaataataaataatatgataggATCcacaataaaattcaattatgttattaatgttcGGACGATTAACCAATTTAATAATGAGGAAAGACAATCCATAGAACAAAACTTATATTGCAATGatgtaaatagaaataatagaattacAGAAAATCAGTATGCTcgtcaatattttcaaaattgtatttattttaataaaacaattgtgccagaaagaaaatgtgaagTAATAGTTACGGACGAAAAAGCAGaacaattattaaacaaagatTGGTCGACAGTTGACATCGTCGAATTAGTTTCTGATCTCAGGATATTGtcacataatattataaataaaactgatcatgattttaacgaaataagaTACGAACGTATCTTCGAacctttaaagaaaaatattgataatcttTCAGGTAATTTATTAGAAGAAGtgttaatcaatttattaccatttcataaatatttgaaaaatacaaaagattttaaagttttaattaaatcgctTGATGTGTATTgtgaaaaacaatataaatattggcctattgataaaatgtttttaatagcTGATACATTTTATTGTCTTAATATGTGTAAATGCAGTCATTTTATATGGAAATTattgagaaaaatgaattcaaagctaaataaattaacatcgaaaaatttaatacaacttatgttttttgttaatattaaacgtaaaactccattaaatatgtatgaaGTAGAAGTCATTTTAGAAGaacatttaaatgatttttctataaatgaaTTGGGTATAATAGCAATGggattttttaaaagtaagACAAGAATAAGAAATACTACATTTTTGAAAGCGATTATAAATCGTTTAATCTGTGAAATAAACAAAGTGGATAATATCAGCCTAGCagctttattaaaattgatacg gTACAGCATGAATTATGATGAAATGATTAACTTAAAAATGTTACTAGATAGTATTATACCAATTCTTCCAAGACTCAGTTTACAATGTTTAGctcatataatacatatttatgctAAAGCACATATATACGTGGAGTCATTACTGGATATAGTTATAACAag gatatataatgaaataaggGATGCAAGATTGAAAGACatagaaaaattaacataTGCCTTAAATACATTCTCTGTTGACACTACACATcctatatatgataaaataattgaggAAATTACTAGTCGTGTATCTAATGATAACTCAGAGATACTTAA GTACACATGGAGGtatgttaatatattacgatatttagCAAGTACAGGTATATATCCCCtccatttgataaaaatagcATTTGATCCATCTTATACAAACTTAAGAACTAATGAGTACATACTTGGCTGGGAATATACTATGTTAGAATATTGtctaaaaacagaaaaatctGAGTATACTGGTCCATTCCTTCCAGCAGGTATTCTTCTAACTTCAACAAAG CGACAATGGGCGAAAATGGATAAGGACACTAACTCCATAGTACGCAAGATATTTAATGATGTTGTATATGTCTTGAAG gaAATCAttgtaaatgatataaatttatatactggTAGAATATTACCTCATTTTCTAcaaaatcatattatatttggtCTGGATGAAAATCAGAATTTCATCTCAGCTGaatcaattttatcaaaaataccTGATGTTGAcatcaagaaaataaatgatacatttccaaaaaatgtaaaatggaTAGCACTTGTCATAATACATTATAAGCATATGCTTAGAGAAACTAATAAACCAACAGGTATTATAATGGCAAAACTAAGGCAATTGAAACATATTGGATACACACCTATTCTA ataagAGGTGATGAGTGGttgaaatatacaaatataacagagaaagagaaatatttgaaaaatcttaTAACAAATGCATAA